A single region of the Desulfomonile tiedjei genome encodes:
- a CDS encoding LptE family protein, translated as MSLRGRSPKQSLLPGQSRHWRDRLPIGLTGSIGTRQLWRSRWPLSSAFALLFLFGCGYHFSGGPGDNPYPAELKTIVLESAVNTTIVTGIETELTNDLRQEFALGTRLKPIRSGGDVVLKTVIADYNDTPSTYRADGKELTRMGTLKVVCTLERSDSKKVLWHKDLAASYPYNVTDTISGTLTNRRQAISRMIKDLIPTIHRSMYDNF; from the coding sequence ATGTCACTGCGAGGGCGTAGCCCGAAGCAATCTCTATTGCCGGGACAGTCCCGCCATTGGCGGGATCGCTTGCCTATTGGATTGACGGGATCCATCGGCACCCGACAATTGTGGCGCTCTCGTTGGCCGCTTTCGTCAGCTTTCGCGCTCCTGTTTCTTTTTGGCTGCGGTTACCATTTTAGCGGCGGTCCGGGAGACAATCCCTATCCCGCCGAACTCAAGACGATAGTCCTGGAAAGCGCTGTGAACACTACCATAGTGACAGGGATAGAAACCGAACTCACAAACGACTTGCGCCAAGAATTCGCGCTCGGAACCAGACTGAAGCCGATCCGGAGCGGGGGGGATGTCGTCCTCAAGACCGTGATCGCGGATTACAACGACACCCCTTCTACGTACCGGGCTGACGGCAAGGAGTTGACGCGGATGGGCACGCTGAAAGTGGTCTGCACCCTGGAACGATCCGACAGCAAGAAAGTCTTGTGGCATAAGGATCTGGCCGCGTCGTATCCGTACAATGTGACTGACACGATTTCCGGAACACTCACCAACAGACGCCAGGCAATCTCCAGGATGATCAAAGACCTCATACCGACCATCCATCGATCCATGTACGACAATTTTTGA
- a CDS encoding leucine--tRNA ligase: MDGKYNPEAVERKWQDFWDTEQIFKVDIDNSKEKYYLLEMFPYPSGRIHMGHARNYSIGDVVARFKMMKGYNVLHPMGWDAFGMPAENAAIQHGSHPAIWTMDNINEMRRQLKRMGFSYDWDREIATCHPEYYRWEQWLFLRMLERGLVYRKKSIVNYCEPCQTVLANEQVVAGACWRCNTPVVQKEQEGWFFKITQYAGELLEWCDKLKGWPEKVLTMQRNWIGRSEGAKILFELEGGREPIEVFTTRPDTLYGATFMSLAPEHPLCLKLSKGTPQEQEVKDFINRVLTQDWESRVGDQAEKKGVFTGAFCINPLTGRRMPIYIANFVLYEYGTGAVMAVPAHDQRDFEFARKYGLDIIVVIQPDGEKLDPRAMTEAYVEEGNLVNSQEFDGMANVAAMKAISEKLSSMGKGGATINYRIRDWGISRQRYWGAPIPIIHCEDCGAVPVPDQDLPVVLPTDIEFPESGRSPLPDLEWWVNVKCPKCGKPARRETDTMDTFVESSWYFDRYACPRYTKGIIDPETDQYWLPVDQYIGGIEHAILHLLYSRFFTKVLRDMKIKKSDEPFTNLLTQGMVIKDGAKMSKSKGNVVDPEELIDRYGADTVRLFCLFAAPPERDLDWTSEGVEGAYRFIGRVWNLVHQHKGRVVKGAGEKESDRARFIRRLTNKTIKKVTEDIEGRFHFNTAVAAVMEFTNELARITPEEADADPDIAAALDEAIRMVVVLLSPFVPHVAEELWEALGREPGLTRVAWPSYDPALLEQEELLIVIQVNGKKRGEITVPAEASEDEIKAAAQANPNVQKFLEGKTIRKMIVVPGRLLNVVVS, from the coding sequence ATGGACGGAAAATACAACCCCGAGGCAGTCGAAAGAAAATGGCAAGACTTTTGGGATACTGAACAGATATTCAAGGTCGATATAGATAATTCCAAAGAGAAATACTACCTGCTGGAAATGTTCCCTTACCCCTCGGGCCGCATACATATGGGGCATGCACGCAATTATTCCATAGGCGATGTGGTCGCTCGTTTCAAGATGATGAAGGGATATAACGTGCTTCACCCCATGGGCTGGGATGCGTTCGGAATGCCTGCCGAAAACGCGGCCATTCAACATGGCTCGCATCCGGCAATTTGGACCATGGACAACATCAATGAAATGCGCCGGCAGCTTAAACGCATGGGCTTTTCTTACGACTGGGACAGGGAAATCGCCACGTGTCATCCCGAGTACTACAGATGGGAACAGTGGTTGTTTCTACGAATGTTGGAACGAGGCCTCGTGTACCGCAAAAAGTCCATAGTCAACTACTGCGAGCCATGTCAGACGGTCCTCGCCAACGAGCAGGTCGTTGCAGGAGCGTGCTGGCGATGTAACACCCCTGTTGTACAGAAAGAGCAGGAAGGGTGGTTTTTCAAGATTACGCAGTACGCCGGTGAACTCCTCGAATGGTGCGACAAACTCAAGGGGTGGCCTGAAAAAGTGCTCACCATGCAGCGCAATTGGATCGGCCGCAGTGAAGGCGCAAAGATTCTGTTCGAATTGGAAGGCGGACGTGAGCCCATCGAGGTTTTCACAACGAGGCCGGACACTCTCTATGGCGCTACATTCATGAGTCTCGCGCCGGAGCATCCGCTCTGTCTGAAGCTTTCCAAAGGGACGCCACAGGAACAGGAGGTCAAGGATTTCATAAATAGGGTATTGACCCAGGATTGGGAAAGCCGAGTCGGAGATCAGGCAGAAAAGAAAGGGGTTTTCACCGGGGCCTTTTGCATCAACCCGTTAACGGGCCGCAGGATGCCGATATATATAGCCAATTTCGTTCTATACGAGTACGGCACAGGCGCGGTAATGGCGGTGCCTGCTCACGATCAGCGTGATTTTGAATTTGCCCGCAAGTACGGGTTGGACATCATCGTGGTAATTCAGCCTGATGGGGAAAAACTAGATCCCCGGGCCATGACCGAGGCGTATGTGGAAGAAGGCAATCTCGTTAACTCCCAGGAGTTTGACGGGATGGCTAACGTGGCCGCTATGAAGGCCATCAGCGAAAAGCTCTCTTCAATGGGCAAAGGGGGCGCAACGATTAATTACCGGATTCGGGACTGGGGGATCTCCAGGCAGCGATACTGGGGGGCGCCTATTCCGATCATCCACTGCGAGGACTGCGGCGCGGTGCCGGTCCCGGACCAAGACCTGCCGGTGGTGCTTCCGACGGACATCGAGTTCCCGGAGAGTGGGCGTTCACCGTTGCCCGACCTGGAGTGGTGGGTGAACGTGAAATGCCCAAAATGCGGAAAGCCGGCGCGCCGCGAAACAGACACCATGGATACCTTTGTGGAGTCCTCGTGGTATTTCGACCGGTACGCGTGCCCTCGTTACACCAAAGGAATCATCGACCCGGAAACGGATCAATACTGGCTGCCCGTGGATCAGTACATAGGCGGAATCGAGCACGCGATCCTTCATTTGCTCTATTCAAGGTTTTTCACAAAAGTTCTCCGGGACATGAAAATCAAGAAGAGCGATGAACCGTTCACCAACCTCCTCACCCAGGGAATGGTCATCAAGGACGGGGCAAAAATGTCCAAGTCAAAGGGCAATGTGGTAGACCCCGAAGAACTTATTGACCGTTACGGCGCGGACACGGTTCGGCTTTTCTGCTTGTTTGCGGCCCCGCCCGAGAGGGACCTTGATTGGACTTCCGAAGGTGTAGAAGGGGCTTATCGGTTCATCGGACGGGTGTGGAATCTCGTACACCAGCACAAAGGCCGCGTCGTCAAGGGTGCGGGAGAAAAAGAGAGTGACAGGGCCCGCTTCATCCGCAGGCTTACGAATAAAACCATCAAGAAAGTCACTGAGGACATCGAAGGCCGGTTCCACTTCAACACCGCGGTCGCGGCGGTTATGGAGTTTACCAACGAGCTGGCGCGCATCACCCCGGAAGAAGCCGACGCGGACCCGGACATTGCCGCCGCGCTTGACGAAGCCATCCGAATGGTCGTGGTCCTGCTTTCACCGTTTGTTCCGCACGTGGCCGAGGAATTGTGGGAAGCGCTGGGCCGCGAGCCGGGCCTGACCCGCGTTGCATGGCCTTCGTACGATCCGGCCTTGTTGGAACAGGAGGAACTGCTCATCGTGATCCAGGTTAACGGAAAGAAGCGCGGTGAGATAACCGTTCCAGCCGAGGCTTCCGAGGATGAGATCAAGGCAGCGGCTCAAGCAAACCCCAATGTTCAAAAATTCCTTGAAGGCAAGACCATCCGAAAGATGATCGTTGTTCCGGGAAGGCTCCTGAACGTGGTGGTAAGCTAA
- a CDS encoding nucleotide sugar dehydrogenase — translation MNAHSISPDGEAFLLPSEEDYEREFERLKSLAAQHRAEGREIVVVVGLGFVGAVMAAVIADSTDDTGNPGKLVIGMQRPSTRSFWKIPLINRGLAPMKSEDPKVPEIIHRCVNEKKTLTASFTYKAIELADVVVVDVQCDYIKESLKDVGTGYVQMEDLEKSLEIIGETIKPDALVLIETTVPPGTTEQVAYPLIKKAFRHRGIDREPVLAHSYERVMPGANYVDSIRHFWRVCAGINEESRERVVKFLHEVLDTKNYPLTVLERPIESETAKVVENSYRAAILGFLNEWSLFAERNGVDLIKVIEAIKVRPTHSNLIFPGPGIGGYCLPKDGGLAVWAYRHLMGFEDELFKITPLSININDSRALHVPELARDALRNMGRYIPASKVTILGVSYREDVGDTRYSGSEVVVRRLAEMGAEVCVHDPYVDHWWEFEAQDNYPTPGKGRARFFRSQKKLKDLRVEKDLWHALKDADAVILAVRHKQYLDLDPVKVVEAAGGPLAVIDCFGILKDDKIRRYFELGCEVKGLGRGHINRLKKLYKKHR, via the coding sequence ATGAATGCACATTCCATAAGTCCGGACGGAGAGGCGTTCCTTCTTCCTTCGGAAGAGGACTATGAGCGGGAATTCGAGCGTTTGAAAAGCCTTGCAGCTCAACACAGGGCAGAGGGCCGCGAAATAGTGGTCGTAGTCGGCCTTGGCTTTGTGGGCGCGGTTATGGCCGCGGTCATCGCGGATTCAACGGACGATACCGGAAATCCCGGCAAGCTTGTCATTGGTATGCAAAGGCCGAGCACTCGGAGTTTTTGGAAGATCCCTCTGATCAATCGAGGCCTGGCCCCCATGAAATCCGAGGACCCAAAAGTCCCTGAAATTATCCATCGCTGCGTGAACGAGAAAAAAACGCTGACAGCCTCCTTCACGTACAAGGCTATCGAGCTGGCGGATGTTGTGGTGGTAGATGTTCAGTGCGATTACATCAAGGAATCTCTCAAGGACGTGGGCACGGGCTACGTCCAGATGGAGGACCTGGAAAAATCTCTTGAGATTATTGGAGAGACGATCAAACCTGATGCCCTGGTGCTGATAGAGACCACAGTCCCGCCGGGCACCACCGAACAAGTGGCCTATCCATTGATCAAGAAGGCCTTCCGCCACAGAGGCATCGACCGGGAGCCGGTGCTGGCTCACAGCTACGAGCGAGTTATGCCTGGAGCGAACTACGTGGACTCCATACGGCATTTTTGGCGAGTGTGCGCGGGGATAAACGAGGAATCCCGTGAGAGAGTGGTCAAATTCCTCCACGAGGTTCTTGACACCAAGAATTACCCATTAACCGTGCTGGAACGACCCATCGAATCGGAAACAGCCAAAGTGGTGGAAAATAGCTACCGTGCGGCCATTTTGGGTTTCCTAAACGAATGGAGCCTCTTTGCTGAACGCAACGGGGTCGATCTGATAAAAGTGATAGAGGCAATAAAGGTCAGGCCCACTCATTCGAACTTGATCTTTCCCGGCCCGGGCATAGGCGGGTACTGTTTGCCAAAAGACGGAGGCCTGGCGGTCTGGGCGTATCGCCACCTGATGGGTTTTGAGGACGAACTCTTCAAGATTACGCCGCTATCCATAAATATCAACGACAGCCGTGCGCTTCATGTCCCGGAACTTGCCCGAGACGCATTGCGAAACATGGGGAGGTACATCCCCGCGTCCAAGGTGACCATTCTGGGAGTGTCGTACCGAGAGGACGTCGGGGACACCCGGTACAGCGGATCGGAGGTGGTCGTCAGACGCCTCGCGGAGATGGGCGCCGAGGTTTGTGTTCACGATCCTTATGTTGATCACTGGTGGGAATTCGAGGCCCAGGACAATTACCCCACACCGGGAAAAGGTCGGGCGCGCTTTTTCAGGAGCCAGAAGAAGCTGAAGGATTTGCGCGTGGAAAAAGACCTTTGGCACGCGCTTAAAGACGCTGACGCGGTAATCCTCGCGGTGCGCCACAAGCAGTATTTGGATCTCGACCCGGTCAAGGTGGTCGAAGCCGCGGGGGGGCCGTTGGCCGTGATAGACTGCTTCGGGATACTCAAGGATGACAAGATTCGGCGCTATTTCGAGTTAGGGTGCGAAGTCAAAGGACTCGGCAGAGGCCATATCAACAGGCTCAAAAAGCTGTACAAAAAACACCGCTAG
- a CDS encoding YkgJ family cysteine cluster protein, with protein MILSNNESDKPSALDIDSRLSPDDTFCFACGPHVSCFTECCGKLELLLTPYDVLRLSRRIGISSGEFLDEYAVIRWKTGHGFPEVLMKMDPATDKRCPFVTPQGCSVYEDRPGACRIYPLGRAATSRAFDGSRREFYFTVREAHCRGFEQDREWKVREWLSDQGMEEYNRLNDLLMELYVLKTRSGEIQLGAQHLQMFLMACYNTDRFRDFIFKSGFLKKFDLDAEMVAGLRDDDVKLLEFAFTWLRFALFRQPVLAMKAAAAQG; from the coding sequence ATGATATTGAGCAACAATGAGTCGGATAAGCCCTCTGCTCTAGACATAGATTCGAGGCTGTCCCCGGATGACACTTTTTGCTTTGCGTGCGGCCCGCATGTGTCGTGCTTTACGGAATGCTGCGGCAAGTTGGAGCTTCTACTCACGCCGTACGATGTGCTGAGGCTGAGCAGGAGAATAGGCATCTCTTCCGGAGAGTTCCTGGACGAGTACGCGGTGATCCGATGGAAAACGGGCCACGGTTTTCCGGAGGTCCTGATGAAAATGGACCCGGCAACGGACAAGAGGTGCCCTTTCGTCACTCCTCAGGGATGCTCCGTTTACGAGGATAGGCCGGGAGCGTGTCGGATTTATCCGTTGGGACGTGCAGCCACTTCCAGGGCTTTTGACGGCAGCCGCCGGGAATTTTATTTTACCGTCCGGGAGGCTCATTGTCGCGGGTTCGAGCAGGATCGCGAATGGAAGGTTCGGGAGTGGCTCTCGGATCAGGGCATGGAAGAATACAACAGGCTCAACGATCTGCTCATGGAGCTTTATGTTCTGAAGACGCGATCCGGGGAGATCCAATTAGGCGCTCAACACCTACAAATGTTTCTAATGGCCTGCTACAACACCGATAGATTCAGGGATTTTATCTTCAAGAGCGGGTTTCTGAAAAAGTTCGATTTGGACGCCGAAATGGTGGCGGGCTTAAGAGATGATGATGTGAAGCTCCTGGAGTTCGCTTTCACCTGGCTCAGATTTGCATTGTTCAGACAGCCTGTCCTCGCGATGAAGGCCGCGGCGGCCCAGGGCTAG
- a CDS encoding HAD family hydrolase yields the protein MSAPSDTGFPKKAIFLDRDGVINFKLPENRYVSDKSQFRLIPGVVEAMSILKELGFLLVVITNQRGIARGFMAEEDLAGVHEAMLAQLQAQGVRIDGIYYCPHEEFEGCDCRKPEPGMILSASMDLGIDLAGSFMVGDSPSDVAAGRRAGTRTVRIAAEKDNDADYTFSSLIDFALFARKGRDESGRREQ from the coding sequence ATGTCAGCACCTTCTGATACAGGTTTCCCCAAGAAGGCCATTTTCCTTGACCGCGACGGCGTGATCAATTTCAAACTTCCGGAAAACAGGTATGTTTCCGATAAGTCGCAATTCAGGCTGATTCCGGGTGTGGTTGAGGCCATGTCCATCCTCAAGGAACTGGGATTTCTTCTGGTGGTGATCACCAATCAAAGGGGAATAGCTCGAGGATTCATGGCCGAAGAGGACCTTGCAGGGGTTCACGAGGCTATGCTTGCACAGCTTCAGGCCCAGGGCGTCCGGATTGACGGAATCTACTATTGTCCCCATGAGGAATTTGAAGGCTGCGACTGTCGAAAACCTGAGCCCGGAATGATTCTGAGCGCAAGCATGGACCTCGGCATCGACCTTGCCGGTTCGTTCATGGTTGGCGATTCACCGTCGGACGTTGCGGCCGGCCGCAGAGCCGGCACCCGAACAGTGCGAATCGCCGCGGAAAAGGATAACGACGCAGACTACACTTTCAGCAGTCTCATCGACTTCGCTCTGTTCGCCAGAAAAGGCCGTGATGAATCGGGAAGAAGGGAGCAATGA
- a CDS encoding acyl-CoA carboxylase subunit beta, whose translation MEDNLVILQSMRDEAKQGGGGKRIDQQHTRGKLTARERLDLLLDEGSFEEFDVLKAGRGGHLGEDKEYLTDGVITGHGTIDGREVFVFSQDFTVIGGSLGSAHSEKISKVMDHAVRVGAPVVGLNDSGGARIQEGVDALAAYGEIFNRNVRASGVIPQISCIMGPCAGGAVYSPSMTDFTFMVENTSHMFVTGPNVVKSVIHQEISFEDLGGAGVHAQQSGVAHFVVPNDVLCLRQVRRLINYLPSNNQQKPPFLDLRDPPDRTDPALDHLVPANPNQAYDMRVMINSVLDGAEFFEIHAHFARNLIVGFGRLGGQTIGLIANQPAYLAGVLDSDASVKAARFVRFCDAFNIPLVCFVDVPGFMPGPEQEHGGIIRHGAKLLYAFIEATVPRITVVVRKAYGGAYIVMNSKHIGADINYAWPTAEIAVLGPRGAAEVIYRKEIQVAGDPTALLMEKEQIYRHAFVNPFLSAKRGYIDDVIFPRETRGRLIRSLQFLEGKETTRPKRKHGNIPL comes from the coding sequence ATGGAGGATAACCTCGTCATTCTCCAGAGTATGCGCGATGAGGCCAAACAAGGCGGCGGGGGCAAACGAATAGACCAACAGCATACCAGGGGAAAGCTAACGGCGAGGGAGCGCCTGGATTTGTTGCTTGACGAAGGCTCATTCGAGGAATTCGATGTCTTGAAAGCAGGCAGAGGAGGTCACCTCGGCGAGGATAAGGAATATCTTACGGATGGCGTTATTACCGGCCACGGAACAATCGACGGCCGCGAAGTGTTTGTGTTCAGCCAAGACTTCACTGTGATCGGTGGATCACTGGGCTCAGCTCACTCCGAAAAGATTAGCAAGGTGATGGATCACGCGGTGCGAGTGGGCGCGCCCGTCGTGGGCTTGAACGATTCCGGCGGGGCCCGCATCCAGGAGGGTGTCGATGCTCTGGCCGCGTACGGCGAAATATTTAATCGGAACGTCAGGGCCAGCGGGGTCATACCCCAGATTTCCTGCATCATGGGTCCATGTGCAGGGGGGGCCGTTTACAGTCCGTCGATGACGGACTTCACGTTTATGGTAGAGAACACCTCTCACATGTTCGTGACAGGCCCCAATGTGGTGAAGAGCGTGATACATCAGGAGATAAGCTTTGAAGATCTGGGTGGGGCCGGCGTTCACGCACAACAAAGCGGAGTGGCACATTTTGTGGTCCCCAACGACGTTCTGTGCCTTCGGCAGGTCAGGCGCCTGATCAACTATCTGCCGTCAAACAATCAGCAGAAGCCACCCTTTTTGGACCTCCGGGATCCGCCCGACAGAACCGACCCGGCACTGGACCATCTGGTGCCGGCCAATCCTAACCAGGCCTATGACATGAGGGTGATGATCAACAGCGTCCTGGACGGTGCGGAATTCTTTGAAATCCATGCTCATTTTGCCCGCAACCTGATTGTAGGGTTCGGACGCCTCGGCGGCCAGACTATTGGACTGATAGCCAACCAACCCGCGTACCTTGCGGGAGTCCTAGACAGCGACGCGTCGGTGAAGGCCGCGCGTTTCGTTCGTTTCTGCGACGCGTTCAACATACCGTTGGTCTGTTTTGTGGATGTGCCCGGGTTCATGCCCGGCCCCGAGCAGGAACACGGCGGGATAATCCGCCACGGAGCGAAGCTGCTTTATGCGTTTATAGAGGCCACGGTGCCGCGCATAACGGTCGTGGTTCGCAAGGCTTACGGAGGCGCGTACATTGTTATGAACTCCAAACATATTGGAGCTGACATAAATTATGCGTGGCCCACAGCCGAGATAGCGGTCCTCGGGCCGAGGGGAGCTGCCGAGGTCATTTACAGAAAAGAGATCCAGGTGGCCGGAGACCCCACAGCCCTTCTGATGGAAAAGGAACAAATCTACCGGCACGCCTTTGTAAACCCTTTCCTGTCCGCGAAGAGGGGTTACATCGACGATGTTATTTTCCCCCGAGAAACCCGTGGAAGACTTATCCGGAGCCTGCAATTTCTCGAAGGAAAAGAAACGACCAGACCAAAACGCAAACATGGGAACATCCCATTGTGA
- a CDS encoding acetyl-CoA carboxylase biotin carboxylase subunit gives MFKKILVANRGEIAVRIMRTCKRMGIRTVAVYSEVDFRSPFVREADEAAMIGPAPSRESYLNQEKIVSVARDYGCDAVHPGYGFLSENARFAEKVRRAGLCFVGPPASSIATLGDKIASKTLAIKAGVPVVPGHHEPLKDPEEAAGLAKTIGFPLLLKPAAGGGGRGMRIVRGPDELLDALAACREETRKSFGDDRIFIERYIERPRHIEVQIMADSHGNVIHLGERECSVQRRYQKVVEETPSMAVDPSLRDQMGSVACALAREVGYTNAGTVEFIMDPEKNFYFLEMNTRLQVEHPVTEMVTSLDLVELQIRVAAGEPLPLKQEDVTITGWAIEARICAEDPTRGFVPTTGIITRYAMPRGKGIRVDSGIEAGSVVSIYYDSLLAKVIAFGEDREEARQTLMRGLNGYHIEGLTTNVDFVNAILDHPAFVQGDLSTDFIEEHFESGHSKAPARIENLHYMTMGAVLIYHTRENLVRESLKPMAAVVGGAHLPRESHEYVVRMDEGVFTVTLHGDQATRKWQIEVNGATYEVITPEFEYYRRRLKLTINGSRHMFRFRYQDDHIRGFFCGIVRTFEVYTPREWNLVKYMPEKKQAVQQNVLKCPMPGLVVAVCVEEGAYIHRGDELVRMESMKMESGIASPRDGYVEKILVKPGQTVETDDTLLTFADSWREDE, from the coding sequence TTGTTCAAGAAAATCCTTGTCGCCAACAGAGGTGAAATAGCGGTCCGAATAATGCGGACCTGCAAGCGAATGGGTATTCGCACGGTTGCCGTCTATTCGGAAGTGGATTTTCGATCTCCCTTCGTCCGGGAAGCCGACGAAGCCGCTATGATAGGGCCTGCGCCGTCGCGTGAGTCATACCTGAATCAGGAAAAGATTGTCTCCGTGGCTCGCGACTATGGCTGCGACGCTGTCCATCCCGGATACGGCTTCCTATCGGAGAATGCGCGTTTTGCAGAAAAGGTCCGGCGCGCCGGACTCTGTTTTGTAGGTCCGCCGGCTTCGTCTATCGCAACTTTGGGAGACAAGATTGCGTCCAAAACGTTGGCCATAAAAGCCGGTGTGCCGGTGGTGCCCGGGCACCATGAGCCGCTGAAGGACCCGGAAGAGGCCGCGGGATTGGCCAAAACCATAGGCTTTCCCTTGTTGCTAAAGCCCGCCGCAGGAGGGGGCGGCCGCGGGATGCGGATAGTAAGGGGGCCTGACGAGTTGCTTGACGCTCTTGCCGCGTGCAGGGAGGAAACGCGTAAAAGTTTTGGCGACGACAGGATCTTCATTGAGCGATACATTGAACGACCGCGTCATATCGAAGTTCAAATTATGGCTGACAGTCATGGTAACGTAATCCATCTGGGCGAGAGGGAATGCTCCGTACAACGGCGTTACCAGAAAGTAGTTGAAGAGACGCCGTCCATGGCAGTGGACCCGTCTCTACGGGACCAGATGGGCAGTGTGGCATGCGCGCTTGCTCGAGAAGTCGGGTACACCAATGCGGGCACAGTGGAATTCATAATGGACCCGGAGAAGAACTTCTACTTCCTCGAAATGAACACGCGCCTCCAAGTGGAGCATCCTGTGACCGAAATGGTCACTTCCTTGGACCTGGTGGAGCTGCAGATTCGTGTGGCTGCCGGCGAGCCTCTGCCACTGAAGCAGGAAGATGTTACTATTACCGGATGGGCTATCGAAGCCCGTATCTGCGCAGAAGACCCCACCAGAGGATTCGTGCCCACCACAGGCATAATTACCAGGTATGCCATGCCCCGCGGAAAAGGAATTCGAGTGGATTCCGGGATTGAAGCCGGCAGTGTGGTCAGCATCTACTATGATTCCTTGTTGGCCAAGGTGATAGCTTTTGGAGAGGATCGTGAAGAGGCTAGACAAACCTTGATGCGTGGCCTCAACGGATACCATATCGAGGGCTTGACCACCAATGTGGACTTTGTAAACGCGATCTTGGATCATCCCGCATTCGTCCAGGGTGATCTTTCAACGGACTTTATCGAAGAACACTTTGAATCAGGGCACAGCAAGGCCCCCGCGAGGATCGAAAACCTTCATTATATGACTATGGGAGCCGTGCTCATTTACCACACGAGAGAGAATCTAGTGCGGGAGTCGCTCAAACCCATGGCCGCGGTAGTGGGTGGCGCGCACCTTCCAAGGGAATCTCACGAATACGTGGTGAGAATGGACGAAGGCGTCTTCACCGTGACCCTTCATGGAGACCAGGCCACCCGCAAGTGGCAAATAGAGGTCAACGGAGCGACCTATGAGGTCATCACGCCTGAGTTTGAGTACTATCGGCGCCGATTGAAGCTGACAATCAACGGCTCTCGCCACATGTTTCGGTTCCGGTATCAGGACGATCACATTCGAGGCTTCTTTTGTGGCATTGTTCGGACCTTCGAGGTCTACACGCCCCGCGAATGGAATCTTGTCAAGTACATGCCCGAGAAGAAACAGGCTGTTCAGCAAAATGTCCTTAAATGCCCCATGCCCGGATTGGTGGTCGCGGTTTGTGTCGAGGAAGGGGCTTACATTCATCGCGGAGACGAATTGGTGCGCATGGAATCTATGAAAATGGAGAGTGGGATTGCCTCCCCCCGTGACGGATATGTTGAAAAGATACTCGTCAAACCTGGGCAGACCGTGGAGACCGACGACACGCTATTGACATTTGCAGATTCCTGGCGAGAAGATGAGTGA
- the rplM gene encoding 50S ribosomal protein L13, whose amino-acid sequence MKTWTPKQGEVERKWFVIDAKDKVLGRLAVESARILRGKHKPQFAPHMDTGDFVIIINASKVRLTGKKLQQKVYYRHSGYPGGLKETKAITLLNEKPDRMLRLAVRGMLPKNSLGRAQLTKLKVYAGETHPHAAQKPETHVF is encoded by the coding sequence ATGAAGACCTGGACCCCAAAGCAAGGGGAAGTTGAAAGAAAATGGTTTGTGATAGACGCCAAGGACAAAGTCCTCGGAAGGCTGGCCGTTGAAAGCGCTCGAATCTTGCGAGGAAAACACAAACCGCAATTCGCCCCGCACATGGACACCGGCGACTTCGTCATCATTATCAATGCATCCAAAGTGCGGCTTACCGGCAAAAAACTCCAGCAAAAGGTCTACTATCGCCATAGCGGTTATCCCGGCGGCTTGAAAGAGACCAAGGCCATCACATTGCTGAACGAGAAGCCGGACAGAATGCTAAGGCTCGCAGTGAGGGGCATGCTGCCGAAAAACTCGCTGGGTCGCGCTCAATTGACCAAGCTCAAGGTCTACGCGGGCGAGACACATCCCCATGCCGCTCAGAAACCCGAAACTCACGTGTTCTAG
- the rpsI gene encoding 30S ribosomal protein S9 codes for MSDDRHYATGKRKNAIARVWLKAGSGNIVVNDRPLEAYFGRQTSRMIIMQPFELTQTAGRFDLVVNVQGGGLSGQAGAIKHGISKALLEVDPAHRSTLKAAGFLTRDSRIKERKKYGRRGARASFQFSKR; via the coding sequence ATGAGTGATGATCGACATTACGCGACAGGAAAAAGGAAAAACGCCATTGCCAGGGTGTGGCTTAAAGCCGGCTCAGGGAATATTGTGGTGAACGATCGCCCCCTGGAAGCTTATTTTGGCCGCCAGACTTCCAGAATGATTATTATGCAGCCGTTTGAATTGACTCAGACCGCGGGACGTTTCGACCTGGTGGTTAATGTTCAAGGCGGAGGGCTATCCGGCCAGGCAGGCGCGATTAAACACGGCATAAGCAAGGCCCTGCTGGAAGTGGACCCGGCTCACCGCTCCACACTCAAGGCCGCAGGTTTCCTGACCCGAGATTCTCGCATCAAAGAACGCAAGAAGTACGGTCGACGCGGAGCGAGGGCCAGCTTCCAGTTCTCGAAACGTTAA